The Daphnia magna isolate NIES linkage group LG3, ASM2063170v1.1, whole genome shotgun sequence genomic interval CCATTGGACTGGGGATGGTGGGGCGACGAACGGCCGATGCTAATATCCCAGTCGCGAAGGAACGAGATAAATTCGTCAGACTTGAACTGCGGGCCCCCATCCGACCACAGTTTCACCGGGGCTCCGGCTCCACACGTGAAAAATGAACGGAGGGCGTCAATGACCCGCCGCGTAGACGTGTTGACGTCCGGGAACGGGTAGACCTGAGGCCAACCACTGAACTGATCTGCCACAATTAAAAAATCGCGATCGCGGTATGCGCCGAGATCGACGAATATAAACTCAAACGGGCGGGAAGATGGAGCATGGGGAAGGAGAGGCTCCGCCGGATGAGATGGGAGACGCTCTGTACAAGATGGGCAGGACTTTGCGGCCACGACTATATCGTTGTCCATTGAGGGCCAGTAGACCGAGAGACGGGCGCGCTGACGGAGTTTAGTGGCTCCTTGGTGCATTTGAAGTAAGCGCCGTATGATCTCCTTACGCAAGGAAGACGGAATGACTACTCGGGGGCCTACGAGGATGAGGCCCTCCGCATTGTCGACTGACAGCTGGCCCCGCACCTGCCAGAATGGACGGAGCTCCATGGGGAGATTACACTTGTTGTTCGGGAATCCCTCAAGGATTGTTTGGCGGAGGGACAGCATAACCGGATCGGCCGAGGAAGCCGCTGCAACGGAGGTTAGCAAAATGTCGGGATTGGCATCACTGGATCCCTCCATCGTATCCAAAAAACTGATGCAGGCAGCAAATGACTGCGGGCCCTCCGCGATCTCGTCGGAAGCGGAAGGATAATCCACAGGGGAGCGCGACAGGGCATCAGCCATCACGTTGTTCTTCCCAGGCACCCAAACAGCGACGAAAGAGTACCGCTGCATGGACAGGCGAAGACGTAAAATTCTTGGATTATCCAGCTTATCCAGGTGGTAATCGTTGAGGATTGGAATCAAAGGGCGATGATCGGTGACGAGCTGGAAGGAGGGCAGGCCTTCGAGAAACTGGTGGCATTTACGCATTGCCCAAGCTGCCGCCAGGCATTCCAGCTCCATCATTGCGTAACGGGATTCTGCATCAGACAGGAAGCGGGATCCTGCCTGCACGACATTCCAGCTTCCATTGGCGTTTTGTTGACGGAGGATGAAACCGAGGCCTCGGAGGCGGGACGCATCGACGTGAAGCGAGGTTGGGGAAGCCGGGTCGTAAAACGATAATTCGGAAGATGAAGATAGGGACTCACGGGGTGCTTCGAAGTCCTTCTCGTGTTGCATCGTCCACTCCCATACAAAGTCCTTTCGGAGTAGAGGCGCCAAAGGGCGGAGAAAGGGGGCCAAGGCGTCCGAAAAATTTCCCACCTGTTGGCAGAGTCCATGGAAAGCACGCATTTCCGACACACAAGAGGGAGCCGGGAATTCACGGATGGCCTTCAGTAGATCCGGGCTGGGACGGAAACCGTTTTCGCCTACTACATAACCCCCGAACAGCACTGAAGGTTTAGCAAAGACCACCTTGCGGACGTTGATGGCGATTTGGTGATCAGAGGCGAGGTGAAAAAGGCGACGGACGAGATCCACATGTTCCTCCCAAGTGGCGGAGAAGACCATGATATCCTCTACCACGCGGTGACAGTTCGGGAAATCGTCGAAAATGTTCGCGAGACGCCTACCGTAGTCATCGCCCGCTAACGGAACGCCAAAAGGGAGTCGGTTGTACTTGTAGCGGCCAAACGGAGTGGAGAACGTCGTCATGGCACTTGACTCCTCATCTAGCTCCACCTGGTGATAGCCCTTCAGGGCGTCAATCACGGTGAAGAATTTCATCCCCATTGGGATGGTCCGAACCGCCTGGAACGGAGTTGGGGAATCAAAAGTGGGCCGAACAATGCAGCGGTTGAGTGACGTAAAGTCTCCGCAAATGCGGATTCCGCCATCGTCCTTTGGGACAATCACGATCGGGTGGACCCACAACGTCGGCTCTGGCACTTTGCTGATGATGCCTTGGTCTTCCAGCGAGTCCAGCTCCTGTTTAACCCTTGGCATTAGAGGGACAGCAATGGAACGGGATCCGCGAATAGCAGAAGGGACCGCGCCCTACTTTAGTTGAAAGTGGCATGGGGGACCTCGCATTGGACGGCACACGCCATCGAAAATCAAAGGGCATTCACCCATAAGATCGTCCAACGTGGACTTCACGTCGTGCACTGGGAGTGGAGCTGTCAAAGACGGAGACGTAATAGCAGCTAGCCCGCAGCAATGTGCCCTACTGGCACACGTACGTCCGTGGGACGTAATATACATGTCCGAAGCGGGATTTGGGATATACGGATCCGTTATCCGTGGGATCCCCTCTTGATATGCATACTTCCCCTCCGAGCGATATAGAACCAGTATGCCCTGGTAATGTCCTGTTTTTAATAACTATAGGATATAAAATAAGCAACTAACAAGGATGAAACTGGATTTGTCTAGTGGTTCTAGAGACGTCCGTTAAACGTTCAACGGTAGCATTTCCGGATGTACTGGGGATGTCGTTGGATGAATATACGATACCCTGCTGTGGCCCATAGTATATACATGGTATGTCCTTAGTACGTACACTCTCTATCCAATTACCCCTTCCAGTATGTCccgttattttatttatttttaaccaaaaaattaataaaagaaTAATTCGATTAGATTATaccggtttatttttaaatcaaatcaatggATGTAAACATTTATCATTTTATCAGATGTTCTTGCCAGTGTTGCTTATAGACTGGACGGCCAGGTATAACAGCACAACAACCGTTAGTAGTACTCCATCCGGCCAACTGCATTTCCGGTGATAATTGATAGAATATTGGACGAGTGTTGATCAGGACAGGAAAGCCGACGGTAATTCTTAAAGACCTGTAAAATTCATAATAAGGTTAGGTTCACAGAATATTCAGGGGAAAGACAACGAAACCGCAAATCAAGCATGGCTGGTATCGCATGAGTGCACTCATGCGACATCTTCAGAGCATTCTTACAAGCCCATGGGCTTGTAAGAAAACTTTTTAACGtactgaaaaaattgtagacCTCAACTAAACAAGCTATGAAAAATAATTCGCCCAGCGTGACGGAATTGGCCATTGTTAAGGGTAAAACTGAACCGCAACACAAACGGTAGCTGCATTGGCTTCCCAGAAGCCTGTAAATAAATATTGATGAGCAACATACCTGTAGAAGATCTTTCCTGTCGAGGCCGGATCACAAATATCTCCCTTTTCATAAAGACCTCCTTCATGACTAACTTTAAATAAGAACAATATAGACACATGCGAAGCATAAGGAATATTATATAATACATGAATTATCTTTACCCGTGTCTACAGCTTGCAGTCCATATCCAAAAAATTCTCTTGACTTTCATATGAGACTGAATCCAGTATTTGATCTGGTCTCGAAGCTTGAATTATCTTTAAACTCATGTGATTCTTGGTTATtcttgattgttttgtttcattagtTGAATCTTTTAATATAATAAATCAATCGAGATCCTGTGCAGGAATACACCGACAGCTGATTCTATGTCGATATATGTTCACTGAAATCTTAACTCAGTCGCTGTCTTCTTCATCACCAACATGTGATGTTTGCGAAGACGATGCCTTGGCTGGTTTCAGTTTTTCTGGAGCCCGTACGAAacgttttttcgtttctttttccaacTGAGAATCCTTAGCGTCTGGTAGTGTTTTACGGACACCctctgaaataaaaatattgtttagATATTAACAATCTTCAAAAATTATACTCCTCAACTTactgtgaacagcatcaacaaTTTTAGAGCCtgaaattttatgtttcttcaCACCCTTTTTCTTAATTCCGCACCAATTGCAAGCAGATCGACACTCCTTCGTTGTTATTCGATCCCACGCCCTAGTTACCGCTTCAGCAACAGTATCGCCACCACATCTTTCCACTAGAAGAACCTTAGAATTCAAATATATAAAATACTTGATTTTTTCGGAATAATAAAACTTTGAGTTTACCACAGCATCAAACGTCTGGGGGTCCGACAATAACTTTTTCTCAAATGCTTGAAATTCAGTTACGTCTTTAAGTGGAAGTCCCTCCCAATTATTTCCTTCAATTTCAGGAGTAATTTTCCGATCAATTTTGTCTTCAATATTTCTTATTCTCAAATCAATCTTTTTGACAGCTCTATTACTTGCTGAAGAGCCTTCATGACCATCAAATGCTCATAGGATGGACCATTATTTATGCTGACATTTGCTTTCTGAAATAATAAActaatttcaaaagaaagttATTTGTTGTTCCAATTCAcgcattttacatatatacCTTAGTGTTCGTCCAATTCATTGAGCCACCATTAGATGCATTCACCGAACTTACACCACTTGACAATAGGCCCGTTACATCGGCATCTAGTCAACAATTTGGGTTGATTAACATGATTCATAGTAGTAAAGGATTGCACAACGAATGTTGAACTTGCCTGTAGTATTGCATGAAATGAATTGTGGTGTCTCGTCGACAAAATCTTCCGTATCTTGAGATTTACTTTTCGCCTTTTTCAAGTTGTTTTGGACTCCAACTGATGTACTATTCAACTTCGCCGTGTCTGATGAGCAATAAGTCTCTTGTCTTTCGGCGTTCCGACTCCCAGTTGAGCTTGCCAGCAAGTCTTGGCTATGTAAGTTCTGAGACCCACTTGGACTTGTCAGCAAGTCTAGGCTTTCTAAGTTCGAAGACCCACTTGGGCTTGCTGGCAGAAGTTCTTGACTTGCTTGAATTTGGCTTACTGGCGATTGGTTTTCTAAACTTACGTAGGTCTCACGAAACATGTCAGGTGATGATTCTTCTAAATTGAATCAATATTTGGAATAAATTATTACAAACatatttcacacaaacaatgAATTACCTAAAGCTGATGCTGTTGAAGTTGAAGCTGGCAAAAAGTGCTTTGGTACTGATGGTAATGCGTCAGCCAGCATGGTGGCAGCACGTCTTGGACCTTCATCATCGGATGAAGACTGTACATTACCCTTTTGACTCTTATTCTTCTGACTCTTATTCTTCTGACTCTTATTCTTCTGATTTGTATTCTTTTGAATCTTTTCCTGATGATTTTCAGGACTATATGGCTCAGTTGGCTTCTTCGTTCTTCCTCCTTTACCACCTTCCTGCACTGGGCGTGTGTCTAAATCTGAATTCTTTGTAGCCTGGTCTAAGTTTTGCCTCGCTAAATTGTAAGAttctgaaagagaaaaatggaaaagttaGACTAACACAACTACAAACATGGAATTTCAGAATACCAAATGGGAATCGAATATCTGCAAAATAATTTTCCCAATGAGGTCCACCATCTGGGTCAGCTCTACGAGTGCATCTTAACAAATAATTGTCTGTTGGCCAATAACAACATGAAGCCATTTTTACTCCAACGACACCACGAGTAGGATCAGGAACTTCAATTTCATAAATCCAATTTGACGGTACCACGCAAGTTTCTAAGCCCCAGTTACGTACATAATCGATAATCCAAAATAGTCCATCCTacataaaaaattgtttagaATCAAAAAGTCCACAGTGAAAAGCAGTAGATTGCAGAATGTTACTACCATACATCTTTTTTTGCGATTGCTGAGACATTCTAACTCCAGAGTGTAATGgttaattaatttctttttacccACGCTTCCGATGCTTCTTAAACCGATGAAGTGTGGTCTTCAGCCAGCGTCACTTTCATGCTTGAGTGAAAACAAATGACTGTATTAATCCGCAGTACGTTGCCAGATTGAAAtcaagtaaaagaaaatgaatgctGAATTTCTTAAAAACTGTAATTACATTCTTATTACATTCTTATTATTAAATTAGAAATTATATTATTTGTTTCATTGTTAAAATGAAGTACAATATCTTGAATTTGTAATCAGCCAAAAATCCAAAATGGCAGCCTCTTAGTGTGTTTGTTGTATGATAGAATTAGTCTGCTACGCCTACAACTTTACGCCGTTCACGTTTCTTCACACATATTCGTACAGGtatatttaattttacatATTTGTTACCTTCCTTGACGTTTCATATGAGATCAATTTTTTGGAATATTGTAGTGAAAATGGCTGATCCTGGAGATCGAAAGACGAAAAagtcttttgtttcacaaAGGCAGATGAGAAACAGAATTAATGCAAGATTGGAGGATTACGTGAGAGATTTTTCTGACAGCAACCTTCAGGAAGGCATCCCAAGGTAAAATGATAGTTCCATATTTCACACTACAAcataattaaaaatatttctatattGCAGTGAGATGCAGCAGATAGTACATAAACCTCCAACAAACGCTGCAGCTGAGCAATTGGTCACTGCTTATTATGTCAATCCGATTTCACCAAATAATTTACCTGCTCCCTCTTGTGAGCCTGTACGCAATGAAAGTAAGTTCTTCAATTGGTTACCAATATAGTTAAGCATGACTTTCTCTTACACATCATTAAATGTTATCTCTTTATTTTTAGGTAGTGACTCTGAGCAAGCTCATGAACAAATCGTCCCTGAAAGTTATGATGAAAACAGCTTTGATGATGAAGAATCACAAACTATCGAATCATCTGATGATTCAGATGATTGTTACGACTACTCTGAGATTGACTGGAGTTTATATTCAAGTGACGATGACGATGACGTTAATAATTTAGCCTGCCTTGTACCAACTGGAGATTTTGGCTCATCTGTCAGGAACAGTTTGGCTGAATGGGTCGTCACATCAAGAGTCTCTCGAGTTCATGTGAACAGCTTATTGAAGATTTTGAAGAACAAAGCACTACTAGACTACTTACCACTCGATACAAGAACGCTACTTAAGACATCACGAGGGAAACTGGAATTTATCGATGTACCACCTGGAAAATATCACCACGTTGGAATTGAATCTGTTTTGGTAGCATTTCTGTCACATTTAAAAAGAACGGGGAGACCAATTCCAGGAGAAAtagtgattttttttaatgttgaCGGAATCCCTCTTACCAACAGCAGTGCTAGTGAATTTTGGCCAATCATCTTTCGAGTAATTGGTAAGAAAGTTACAGTTCAAACATCCTTCTAGCGTATACCGTATtgataaatttaaataaaagcgAGGAAAAGGCGAAGCGGTGTTCTTGGATTTGCTTTGCTCCAGCTGTAACATCTGCTTCTCCTGTGCTTGCATGTAGATACTTGTTTGTGAGATTCCTCGGATTTGTCCATGAGAAAAAAACTGGCGACGTTTCAATTTATCAGATTCTTCCTGCGACGCACAAGCGGATGTTACTTCTGAAGCAAAGCATAGCAGGCAACGCCAATTCCTGTTTCGCTTGCTTTCATCGCATATAATCTATAGCCATTTACTTTTCAGCTTCTCCAAGTTTACTTTTATTCATTGGAAatatttcgtttatttttaggGTTTGACTTCGTGTTTGTTGCGGGGATATATCATGGACGCGGAAAACCGAAGGATGTCAATCAATTCCTTGCACCTTTTCGTGATGAGTACATCCGTCTGAAAATCAACGGCCTTAATTTCGATGGGAAAAACATTTCAGTTTCCATTAAAGGAATGTCATGTGATGCTCCAGCTACGACGTTCTTGATGAACATCGCTTCACATAATGCCTATTACGGCTGCAGAAAATGCATTTCCAAGGGCGTGTGGGTAGCAAATATCTCGACATCCCTAGAAACCAAAAGAGGTGGTAGAGTAACTCATCCGGACGTTAATGCTAGTCTCCGGACAGACCATTCCTTCCGCCAGAGATCACAGATTCAACATCATAACAAAAATGGAGTCAGGTCAGTCGCAGAAGACCTTTTCGAAGACATTTTGAAAGCCGTAGTTATTGACCCAATGCATTGTGTAAATATTGGggtatataaaaaaatgttgggaATTTGGTTTAACGATCCGTTTGATAAAATAAGATTGAAGAAGGATGACATTTTAGATATTTCAGTTTTCCGTGTTGGCTTAAGTAAGTTTGTCACTTCAGATTTTGCTAGAAAACCTAGGGCAGTTGAAGACTTACCTCGTTGGAAAGCAACTGAGCTTAAGTTGGATCAAAATTATTTAGGACCCGTAGTATACAAAAAATACTTGAGCTCCACCAGTTACGACCACTTCATGCTACTTCACGTGGCAATAAGGCTGTTGACTAACAGAGATTCGTGCGGGCGAGATGCAAATTATGCAAATGATTTGTTGAGATTGTTTGTTAGCAATAGTGCAAATATTTATggagaaaaattcatttcaCACAATGTTCATTCGCTAATCCACTTATCTCAGGACGTGATGATACATGGATGTTTAGACGACTTTGCAGCATTTTGCtttgaaaacaaattgcaaacaATGAAAAACATGTTAAAAAAAGTGGTCGGCCTCTTCAACAAATTGTTAGGAGATTAGACGAGGAAGCACGCCATACTTTTATGAACCAGAACAGTCGACGATTTGTAGAAGGCTTTAAGCTGGAAAAATCACATACATCTGGTCCCATAATCCCTGCGCTCATTTCCGGGAAACAATTCAAATTACTGCTATTCAAATATTCTAAGTTATCCGTCGCTATCCCTGATAATTGTGTCCTTATTAATGGCCCACCAAAAATGATCGTTTTGATTgataattttgtaaaaatgaCTGATGGAAAGATTTATGTTGtgggaaaaaatttgaacaacAAGGGGATTTCTTTACATACCCGTTATCATCCAGTTGTTTAGATGAATTTCTTGTCTCTGGTTTGTCCCTCACAAGTGAATCATTTTTATTGTCATCCGTTCTGTCTAAATGTATTCTTCTTCCAACTAGTCTTCCAGAAACAGGGTCGTTTTTCGCATCTGCCATAATTAATATGAATGTGAATTGATTTCGTGTAATTATTATCAAAATCAATACATGGATAGTCCCTTGTTTGTACGGCAATCAGAAATTaatttattcaaatcagtACCCATAAATGAATCGACTATTGTTGTCCATCCATCTCGGATACACAAAATTTGTGATTTATATCCTAGTTAGTACATAGTACGGACATACTTCGTCGATAACCTGCGATATCATTATCTCATTCCAATTGCATTcgaaaaaatacataaattaGACATCCGTTTTCTATTCGACTCGGACAAGGCCATTTTAAAATCAGATCCCATTTTATATATTGTCTGGATATTCCTCTCCCATGACTATTGGATGTATACGCTTTATTCAAATAGCAGCCGAATTTTTACCAAAAAGGGACATACCTAGTTCATCCGTGTAGGAATAGTTCATTTATTCAAATCTTATCCAAATCTTTATATGGAAGGGACGTACCATCTCGGTTGGTAATGATTAACCCAACTTGGTACATCTAACGAATGTTAAAAGTATGTTCGACTCGGATTACTTTATTCATTCAAGTCTAATCCCACTTTTTGCATAAAAGGCATATACAAATCATGTACCATCTGGGATGGCAATCTTTAACCCGACTTGGTACATATAACGAATGTTATAAGGATATTCGACTCGGATAACTTCACCTTTTCCAAAAACCATCCCAATATTGACGTATTATTAACGTACTCTGATCATCCCATCGCCGACGTACTGGATCGGGATGTGTTTATGTTGTTGGGACGTCCCAAGGATGAGGCGTGCCAGTAGGGTGGGTATTGAGCCGGTAGCATGCCGAATAGTTTTTGCTACGCCTTTGAGAGCACCGGCTGTTGAAGGTCCCGGAGGACATGGATAGAAGTGGTCACGGGGTGAATTGATCCGCTGGACCATGACAACGTGGCTGGGAAGTGGCCCAGTGAAGAGATCACCGCCCCAGTGGCCGTGACTGCGTTCGGTCCGCCATCGATCAGCGGAACGTGCTGGAAGTGGCTCCAGAACATAGCGGCCGGGATGGCGTCAATGGAC includes:
- the LOC123470589 gene encoding uncharacterized protein LOC123470589, producing the protein MDGLFWIIDYVRNWGLETCVVPSNWIYEIEVPDPTRGVVGVKMASCCYWPTDNYLLRCTRRADPDGGPHWENYFADIRFPFESYNLARQNLDQATKNSDLDTRPVQEGGKGGRTKKPTEPYSPENHQEKIQKNTNQKNKSQKNKSQKNKSQKGNVQSSSDDEGPRRAATMLADALPSVPKHFLPASTSTASALEESSPDMFRETYVSLENQSPVSQIQASQELLPASPSGSSNLESLDLLTSPSGSQNLHSQDLLASSTGSRNAERQETYCSSDTAKLNSTSVGVQNNLKKAKSKSQDTEDFVDETPQFISCNTTDADVTGLLSSGVSSVNASNGGSMNWTNTKKANVSINNGPSYEHLMVMKALQQVFKNYRRLSCPDQHSSNILSIITGNAVGRMEYY
- the LOC116935868 gene encoding uncharacterized protein LOC116935868 isoform X1 — protein: MADPGDRKTKKSFVSQRQMRNRINARLEDYVRDFSDSNLQEGIPSEMQQIVHKPPTNAAAEQLVTAYYVNPISPNNLPAPSCEPVRNESSDSEQAHEQIVPESYDENSFDDEESQTIESSDDSDDCYDYSEIDWSLYSSDDDDDVNNLACLVPTGDFGSSVRNSLAEWVVTSRVSRVHVNSLLKILKNKALLDYLPLDTRTLLKTSRGKLEFIDVPPGKYHHVGIESVLVAFLSHLKRTGRPIPGEIVIFFNVDGIPLTNSSASEFWPIIFRVIGFDFVFVAGIYHGRGKPKDVNQFLAPFRDEYIRLKINGLNFDGKNISVSIKGMSCDAPATTFLMNIASHNAYYGCRKCISKGVWVANISTSLETKRGGRVTHPDVNASLRTDHSFRQRSQIQHHNKNGVRSVAEDLFEDILKAVVIDPMHCVNIGVYKKMLGIWFNDPFDKIRLKKDDILDISVFRVGLSKFVTSDFARKPRAVEDLPRWKATELKLDQNYLGPVVYKKYLSSTSYDHFMLLHVAIRLLTNRDSCGRDANYANDLLRLFVSNSANIYGEKFISHNVHSLIHLSQDVMIHGCLDDFAAFCFENKLQTMKNMLKKVVGLFNKLLGD
- the LOC116935868 gene encoding uncharacterized protein LOC116935868 isoform X3, translating into MADPGDRKTKKSFVSQRQMRNRINARLEDYVRDFSDSNLQEGIPSEMQQIVHKPPTNAAAEQLVTAYYVNPISPNNLPAPSCEPVRNESSDSEQAHEQIVPESYDENSFDDEESQTIESSDDSDDCYDYSEIDWSLYSRTVWLNGSSHQESLEFM
- the LOC116935868 gene encoding uncharacterized protein LOC116935868 isoform X2, producing MADPGDRKTKKSFVSQRQMRNRINARLEDYVRDFSDSNLQEGIPSEMQQIVHKPPTNAAAEQLVTAYYVNPISPNNLPAPSCEPVRNESSDSEQAHEQIVPESYDENSFDDEESQTIESSDDSDDCYDYSEIDWSLYSSDDDDDVNNLACLVPTGDFGSSVRNSLAEWVVTSRVSRVHVNSLLKILKNKALLD